The genomic interval CAGTCATGGGCATTATCGTTTTATGTTTATTGCTGAACAGATTGAATGTTAATCAGCTGTTTCCATGGGAGGCAATGATTAAGCAAGCCCATCAACATCGTATCAACTATTATAAATTTGTGAACATGTTTACCGACGTCAAAGGAATGCAAGAACAAGCAGTCCGTCGCCGTTATCTTGATTTCATGTTAAAAACGCCGAAACCATTTGATGCGACACAACTCTATCCATTTCTATTTAAACGTAACTTTTTACGTGGCAAAGACGCATTAAACATGACATTGCGTTTAGTGATTATATGTACATTAATCATGGTCTGGCTAAACCATCCATGGGTCAATGCGGTCATTGGTAGTTTGGCGATGTATATTATCGTGTTACAAATGTCACAATTTTATACTCAAGAAGCGTATAGTTTATGGCCGCAAGTTTGGCCGGTGTCAGAATTGTATGTCATAGAAGGTTACCGAAAGTTTTTACAACAAACTGTACTTATCATAGGTATCTTATTCAGTATCGTATATGTGTTACTACATGTGACTCAGTTTTATTTCGTCATCTTCTTTTTTATCGTCGGTTATTTAACCATCCGCAGTACGATTAAGAAATTAAAATATCAAGAAAGTTTATTGAAGGATTAAATAAAATGGTTAAACGTAGAAACAGGCTGTGACATAATAATTTTTGATGCTTTTGATGCAGTGTTTTGTTTAACTTGCCCTTTCCCTACAATTTGTGTTTTTTGATTGCCCTCATAGCTTCTCGTTCTTCTAGGAGCTGAACCAATAACTAACCAACGCTTTGATTTTAATATTACATTTGTTGAAGCGTTGGTGGATTTTGGGAGCAGTACAGAAATCTTATGTGTAATAAAGATTTCGTAGTAATACCTCCGAAAGGCTGACTAGACTTCTCAAAAGCATGCGGTCAGACAGCTACTGCAATAAACAGTAATCACTATTTAAAGTAAAGAAGTGACTGTTAGCAGTATGCACTGATTCTTCAGGAGTCTCAGTCTTTGGGCAATCTTACTTCAAATCGTAGGAAACTGAGGGCAAGTTTATGAAATCAAGAAAACCAATAGCATCCATTTTTATGTCCCATTCATCTTCATTTTTCGACTGTTCTATCATTTTTAATGAATCATAAATCCAAGAATAGGATAAAGGCTGGGAAAACTTAATGTCCCAGCCTTTATGTCCTAGACTGTTTTTTTAACATTCCTCTTTAGAAATTGGATAAAAGAATTGTTCTAAATATGAAGCGTGTGTACTTGATGATCCTGCAAGTGGGCGAACAGCTTCTTTAGAAAAATGTTCACGGAATGCAGAAGATTTTTTGTAGTCTTCATATGCTTTACGTGACGAAAATCCTAACAATACTTTATAAATATTGCTTTGTAAAGGTTTTAATAATCGGTAAGTATTGAAACCATCATATTCATCTAAATGAGGAAGGTAACTCTCTAGTTTCTTTTCCAACTGATATTTATGATCTTCAGTCGTCGGTATTGATATTAACGCATGAAAATCATCATTTGAAATTGAACCAAAGCGTGTTAAGACGCGAAACTTTTTAGGCTGTTGAAAAATAGTCTCGCCATTTGTCTCCTCAATCATGACAGATTGGTCGTTACCAGAAAAAATAAATAAGTCATGGTTTTCGTTGTTGAGTTGGATTTGATTTAAATATCCGTAAGTACCATATGTGATATAAAATTTCATGGTGTTTTCCTCCTTGTTTCATTTATTATAAGTTTTTCTCACTTAAATCACCACTAAAAAATACCTAATTCCCCTTAACTTAAGCGACTATTTTTGTACGATTTATTCATGTCATATGATTCATAAAATACGCTCTAAATATACATGAATAAGGGCAAGAAAATCATGTCAAAATTGCAAGGCAGCATTGTCGACATCTCTCAGTCAAATGTACATTTTAAATTTTTATGACATTTGAGCCAGATACTGATGGTAGGGGGACTTGATATGATATATTAATGAAGAATGACGTTGTTTAAGGAGGAACATATGGGTACGACAAAAAACGATACAATTTTGCGTGCGATTAAAGGAGAAGCAGTCTCTCATACCCCTGTTTGGTTTATGAGACAGGCGGGACGTTCACAACCAGAATATCGCAAATTAAAAGAAAAATACTCACTTTTCGACATTACACATCAACCAGAATTATGTGCTTATGTCACTGCACTACCGGTTGAACAATACAACACAGATGCAGCGGTATTATATAAAGATATAATGACACCACTAAAATCAATCGGTGTAGACGTTGATATTAAATCTGGCATTGGACCCGTGATCGCTAATCCGATTCGACAAATGT from Staphylococcus sp. MI 10-1553 carries:
- a CDS encoding antibiotic biosynthesis monooxygenase family protein, encoding MKFYITYGTYGYLNQIQLNNENHDLFIFSGNDQSVMIEETNGETIFQQPKKFRVLTRFGSISNDDFHALISIPTTEDHKYQLEKKLESYLPHLDEYDGFNTYRLLKPLQSNIYKVLLGFSSRKAYEDYKKSSAFREHFSKEAVRPLAGSSSTHASYLEQFFYPISKEEC
- the ecsB gene encoding ABC transporter permease EcsB; the protein is MKTARQLFRERLNAQRKEKNYYNKFIFNGHFSVFLVILLGAFILGYGQWLKHVPEGINYMLWVSIVLSITSIFPLKTLLEDADRLFLLPFERQMKVYIRDSIIFSYLSRLPLQILMLIVFYPLINTVYPERMANFIVTIVLAIILPLAGLCLKWEWYRFRLENWSVQLVLFIFNLGGYYVMLSAFDLSVVIAVMGIIVLCLLLNRLNVNQLFPWEAMIKQAHQHRINYYKFVNMFTDVKGMQEQAVRRRYLDFMLKTPKPFDATQLYPFLFKRNFLRGKDALNMTLRLVIICTLIMVWLNHPWVNAVIGSLAMYIIVLQMSQFYTQEAYSLWPQVWPVSELYVIEGYRKFLQQTVLIIGILFSIVYVLLHVTQFYFVIFFFIVGYLTIRSTIKKLKYQESLLKD